In Deinococcus sp. HSC-46F16, the following are encoded in one genomic region:
- the nusA gene encoding transcription termination factor NusA yields MTQPEFNFADALREVAQQRNINEMQLIEAFEQSLAQAYVRNVEPDRRVEVHLDPVSGELEVLVVREVVEKVEDENLQISLADALELDPGVEVGMEMEFPVDREKFSRIALQAAKQTLTQKMRETERNVVYNEYKDREGQVLTAQVVRSDNKGNWFVELGAGEAILPPREQIPGEKLTPGNRVKIYLKEVRKTPKGPTILASRADEHLLEYLLRQEIPEVANGIVEIKAIAREAGQRSKVAVFSHNPNVDPIGACIGHRGNRIQAVTGELGRERVDVILWDPNAREFIRNALSPAKVGPIEIEENEATVTVMPDQLSLAIGKGGQNVRLAAKLTGHKIDLRETAAVSDLDAAMQQAMQEEQSGAGSRTSAASAFDALFKDSKSVATASPDDQGE; encoded by the coding sequence ATGACCCAGCCCGAATTCAATTTCGCCGACGCGCTGCGTGAAGTCGCGCAGCAACGCAACATCAACGAGATGCAACTGATCGAGGCCTTCGAGCAGTCGCTCGCGCAGGCCTACGTCCGCAACGTGGAACCCGACCGCAGGGTCGAAGTGCACCTCGACCCCGTCAGCGGGGAACTCGAAGTGCTCGTCGTCCGCGAGGTCGTCGAGAAGGTCGAGGACGAGAACCTCCAGATCAGCCTCGCGGACGCGCTCGAACTCGATCCCGGCGTCGAGGTCGGCATGGAGATGGAGTTTCCGGTGGACCGCGAGAAGTTCTCCCGGATCGCCCTGCAAGCCGCCAAGCAGACCCTGACCCAGAAGATGCGCGAGACCGAGCGCAACGTGGTCTACAACGAGTACAAGGACCGCGAGGGCCAGGTGCTCACCGCGCAGGTGGTCCGTTCGGACAACAAGGGCAACTGGTTTGTCGAACTCGGCGCGGGCGAGGCCATCTTGCCGCCCCGCGAGCAGATTCCCGGCGAGAAGCTGACCCCCGGCAACCGGGTCAAGATCTACCTCAAGGAGGTCCGCAAGACCCCCAAGGGGCCGACCATCCTGGCGAGCCGGGCCGACGAGCACCTGCTGGAGTACCTGCTGCGCCAGGAAATCCCCGAGGTCGCCAACGGCATCGTGGAGATCAAGGCGATCGCGCGGGAGGCGGGGCAGCGCTCCAAGGTGGCGGTCTTCTCGCACAACCCCAACGTGGACCCCATCGGCGCGTGCATCGGGCACCGCGGCAACCGCATCCAGGCGGTGACCGGCGAACTCGGCCGCGAGCGGGTGGACGTGATTCTGTGGGACCCCAACGCCCGCGAATTCATCCGCAACGCGCTCTCGCCCGCCAAGGTCGGCCCCATCGAGATCGAGGAGAACGAGGCCACCGTCACCGTGATGCCCGACCAGCTCTCGCTCGCCATCGGCAAGGGCGGCCAGAACGTCCGGCTCGCGGCCAAGCTGACCGGGCACAAGATCGATCTGCGCGAAACCGCGGCCGTCTCCGACCTCGACGCAGCGATGCAGCAGGCGATGCAGGAAGAGCAGTCGGGCGCGGGCAGCCGCACCAGCGCCGCGTCCGCCTTTGACGCGCTGTTCAAGGACAGCAAGTCGGTGGCGACCGCCAGCCCGGACGACCAGGGAGAGTGA
- the infB gene encoding translation initiation factor IF-2, translating into MSKVRIYTLAKDLGVDNHKMLEILDGLGVSYKSVSSTIEEDTVELIKQILEEEAQGGAASTAEPAPAEATAPRTAAQAEASETATQGSPAPAPSATATAEREPEASPAAPEVPHRAPVVTIMGHVDHGKTSLLDYIRKTKVAAKEAGGITQHVGAFEAQTSKGRIVFIDTPGHEAFTTIRARGANVADIAIIVIAADDSLMPQTREAIAHAQAAKVPMIVAINKVDLPQADPERVKTDLTQLNLVPEEYGGDLVVVPVSAKTGEGVEDLLEYISLTAELEDLRADPKAPFSGVIIESRVDRQAGVLATVMVQQGTLRVGDFLVVGEGYGKIKAMTDSAGGRLKEAGPSTPVQILGFSEAPASGETVLSAKNEHAAREVIAQRASDRRDAENARERRRLTLEEMMGELGETRTVNLILRADTQGSVEAIQGILARKESEDVKLNVMLAGIGAPTEGDVLLASTADATILCFSVTPSGGVKKVAESKGIEIKSFRIIYELIDEVDRLIKGNLDPVFEERYLGRAEVRMVIRHPKSGNIAGSYVTDGMLRRNAKAKVTRGKQVVYEGTLVGLKRFKDDVREVQTGYECGINLDWDGVEIGDIIEASEMVEVEQA; encoded by the coding sequence ATGTCGAAAGTTCGTATCTATACCCTCGCCAAGGATCTGGGCGTGGACAACCACAAGATGCTGGAGATCCTCGACGGCCTCGGCGTGTCGTACAAGAGTGTGAGCAGCACCATCGAGGAAGACACCGTCGAGCTGATCAAGCAGATTCTGGAAGAAGAAGCCCAGGGCGGCGCCGCGTCCACCGCCGAACCCGCCCCCGCCGAGGCCACCGCGCCCCGAACGGCGGCCCAGGCGGAGGCCTCCGAGACGGCCACCCAGGGCAGCCCGGCTCCGGCCCCCAGCGCCACGGCCACCGCCGAGCGCGAACCCGAAGCGTCCCCCGCCGCCCCGGAAGTGCCCCACCGCGCCCCGGTCGTCACGATCATGGGGCACGTCGACCACGGCAAGACCTCCTTGCTCGACTACATCCGCAAGACGAAGGTTGCCGCCAAGGAAGCGGGCGGCATCACCCAGCATGTCGGTGCCTTCGAGGCGCAGACCAGCAAGGGCCGCATCGTCTTTATCGACACGCCGGGCCACGAGGCGTTCACGACCATCCGCGCCCGTGGGGCGAACGTCGCGGACATCGCCATCATCGTGATCGCCGCCGACGACTCGCTGATGCCGCAGACCCGCGAGGCCATCGCGCACGCGCAGGCCGCCAAGGTCCCCATGATCGTGGCGATCAACAAGGTGGACCTGCCGCAGGCCGACCCCGAGCGGGTCAAGACCGACCTCACCCAGCTCAACCTCGTGCCGGAAGAGTACGGCGGTGATCTGGTCGTCGTGCCCGTCAGCGCCAAGACGGGCGAGGGCGTCGAGGACCTGCTGGAGTACATCAGCCTGACGGCCGAACTCGAGGACCTGCGGGCCGATCCCAAGGCCCCCTTCTCGGGCGTCATCATCGAGAGCCGGGTGGACCGTCAGGCGGGCGTGCTCGCCACCGTGATGGTGCAGCAGGGCACCCTGCGCGTCGGGGACTTCCTGGTCGTGGGCGAGGGCTACGGCAAGATCAAGGCGATGACGGACTCGGCGGGTGGGCGCCTCAAGGAGGCTGGCCCCAGCACCCCGGTGCAGATCCTGGGCTTCTCCGAGGCCCCGGCCAGCGGCGAGACGGTCCTGAGCGCCAAGAACGAGCACGCCGCCCGTGAAGTCATCGCGCAGCGGGCCAGTGACCGCCGCGACGCGGAGAACGCCCGCGAGCGCCGCCGCCTGACCCTCGAAGAGATGATGGGCGAACTCGGGGAGACGCGCACCGTCAACCTGATCCTGCGGGCCGACACCCAGGGCAGCGTGGAGGCGATCCAGGGCATCCTGGCCCGCAAGGAGAGCGAGGACGTCAAGCTCAACGTCATGCTCGCCGGAATCGGGGCGCCCACGGAAGGCGACGTGCTGCTCGCCTCGACCGCCGACGCGACCATCCTGTGCTTCAGCGTGACGCCCTCGGGCGGCGTGAAGAAGGTCGCCGAGTCCAAGGGCATCGAGATCAAGTCCTTCCGGATCATCTACGAACTCATCGACGAGGTCGACCGCCTGATCAAGGGCAACCTCGACCCCGTCTTCGAGGAGCGTTACCTGGGCCGCGCCGAGGTCCGCATGGTCATCCGGCACCCCAAGAGCGGCAACATCGCCGGGTCCTACGTGACCGACGGGATGCTGCGCCGCAACGCCAAGGCCAAGGTCACGCGCGGCAAGCAGGTCGTCTACGAGGGCACCCTGGTGGGCCTCAAGCGTTTCAAGGACGACGTGCGCGAGGTGCAGACCGGCTACGAGTGCGGCATCAACCTGGACTGGGACGGCGTGGAAATCGGCGACATCATCGAGGCCAGCGAGATGGTGGAAGTCGAGCAGGCGTAA
- the rimP gene encoding ribosome maturation factor RimP gives MNSNANNNSDQLHRLADGVLRPLGYEVLDVQVQNPGRRPIVVIRMDRLDEQPVTVENLEQASRVVGAEFDRADPISGEYRLELESPGAKRPLTRARHFERMVGLKARVRNGEHSFTAPIKGVEGEQVTFDVAGEDVTLTVGSFQGNLAEFPDRHR, from the coding sequence ATGAATAGCAATGCGAACAACAATTCAGACCAGCTTCACCGCCTCGCGGACGGCGTCCTGCGCCCGCTGGGGTACGAGGTGCTGGACGTGCAGGTGCAGAATCCGGGGCGGCGGCCCATCGTGGTGATCCGGATGGACCGCCTCGACGAGCAGCCTGTCACGGTCGAGAATCTGGAGCAGGCCAGCCGGGTCGTCGGGGCCGAATTCGACCGCGCCGACCCCATCTCGGGCGAGTACCGCCTCGAACTCGAATCGCCAGGGGCCAAGCGGCCACTGACGCGGGCGCGGCACTTCGAGCGCATGGTGGGCCTCAAGGCCCGCGTGCGGAATGGCGAGCATTCCTTCACCGCCCCCATCAAGGGCGTCGAGGGCGAGCAGGTCACCTTCGACGTGGCGGGCGAGGACGTGACGCTCACGGTGGGGAGCTTTCAGGGCAACCTCGCCGAGTTCCCGGACCGGCACCGCTAA
- the ccmA gene encoding heme ABC exporter ATP-binding protein CcmA, translating to MRGTQKEIDPTAHRAPPTVPPHALQLRDLWLRLGREVILRGVTLDVPAGEGVTLLGENGAGKTTLLRVLASGLRPTRGEGRVLGYDLRDSRAVRDHVHLMPVDAGLYPDLTCAENLAFALRMHGQPGDVAGALTRVGLAGAANRRARFLSAGMRKRLALARAWLLARPVTLVDEPFANLDEGGRALVLELLGDLRARGVTLVVAAHEPGLARQVAPRAVRLAAGRVEEERGA from the coding sequence GTGCGAGGGACGCAGAAAGAGATCGACCCCACCGCGCACCGCGCACCGCCTACCGTGCCCCCCCACGCCCTCCAACTCCGCGACCTCTGGCTCCGCCTGGGCCGCGAGGTCATCCTGCGCGGGGTGACGCTGGACGTGCCCGCCGGGGAGGGAGTGACGCTGCTGGGCGAGAACGGCGCGGGCAAGACCACGCTGCTGCGGGTGCTGGCCTCGGGGCTGCGGCCCACGCGGGGCGAGGGGCGGGTGCTGGGCTACGACCTGCGCGACAGCCGGGCCGTGCGCGACCACGTTCACCTGATGCCCGTGGACGCGGGGCTCTACCCGGACCTGACCTGTGCGGAGAATCTGGCCTTCGCCCTGCGGATGCACGGGCAGCCCGGCGACGTGGCGGGAGCGCTGACGCGGGTGGGGCTGGCGGGGGCCGCGAACCGGCGGGCGCGGTTCCTCTCGGCGGGGATGCGCAAGCGGCTGGCGCTGGCGCGGGCCTGGCTGCTGGCCCGCCCGGTCACGCTGGTGGACGAACCTTTCGCCAACCTCGACGAGGGGGGCCGGGCGCTGGTGCTGGAGTTGCTGGGCGACCTCCGGGCGCGGGGCGTGACGCTGGTGGTCGCCGCCCACGAGCCGGGGCTGGCGCGGCAGGTGGCGCCCCGGGCGGTGCGGCTGGCGGCGGGGCGGGTGGAGGAGGAGCGTGGAGCGTAG
- a CDS encoding DUF448 domain-containing protein, whose amino-acid sequence MTASSPTAHVPERTCVACRTKRPQAELLRVSRDAAGGWQVAPGAQKGRTGRGAYVCADSPGCWTEKRLRRTFRGDAPAVNAALHAAPAAPA is encoded by the coding sequence GTGACCGCCTCCTCCCCCACCGCCCACGTCCCCGAGCGCACCTGCGTGGCCTGCCGCACGAAGCGGCCCCAGGCCGAGCTGCTGCGCGTGAGCCGGGACGCGGCGGGCGGGTGGCAGGTGGCTCCCGGTGCTCAGAAGGGCCGCACCGGACGCGGCGCCTACGTGTGCGCCGACTCGCCGGGGTGCTGGACCGAGAAGCGGCTGCGCCGGACCTTCCGGGGAGACGCCCCGGCGGTGAATGCGGCGCTGCACGCGGCCCCCGCTGCCCCCGCTTAA
- the secD gene encoding protein translocase subunit SecD — translation MTYSNPNRNRRPPPRRPAPTASKPNPWTALLLLLTLLGGLLYIWRPWEHTKNLWTLWDDDYQFMTLGLDLKGGLRIELAPEDPNATREELDRVKTVIENRINALGVAEPTVAVAGNKRVVVEIPGATPAVQQRARDIIGQTARLEFRIVEQGAQPDPALVQQKPATGGYTLEDLGPVLATGEVIDSAQAATDPTRGGWVVTFQNTEEGAKTFGAFTGQNVGKLMAIVLDDQIQSVATIQQPLFRDVQITGDFDAEEASQLALVLQSGALPIAIKTEAERAIGPTLGADAIRSGAIASAVGIALVFAMLFVYYGFWFGLVGALGLLFSAVVILGALGGFGVTLTLPGIAGLVLTIGGAVDGNVVSFERIKEEMRRGKGIRGAIGAGYEQSTVAILDVNTAQILSAVALYNYSTGAVKGFAVTLIIGVVISTFSNLVFAKWFMQWLAQRKPNISAPTRIGKTNIQFMKAAPIVTTFSVLLALGGGLILATKGLNYGVDFTSGTTLTVRASEATTTEQVRGAVTGAGLDKVNAQNSTIQRELVPVAERSQYTVKVPELTAAEADQLSAAIGKLPQGEVLARETVGPAVGQELTRNTALAALLGLGLILVYVGFRFDFTMGLGSVVAALHDVAIAMGLFSLLGLEFTVGTVAALLTLIGYSLNDSIIISDRIRENLRVMRGASYREIVNTSINQTLSRTVMTSVCTMLPLVSLLILGGPVLRDFALILLVGILVGTYSSIYIVAPMVVYFEEWRARRKRSQQPAGA, via the coding sequence GTGACCTATTCCAACCCCAACCGCAACCGGCGGCCCCCGCCCCGGCGCCCGGCGCCGACGGCGAGCAAGCCCAATCCCTGGACCGCGCTGCTGCTGCTGCTGACCCTCCTGGGTGGCCTGCTGTACATCTGGCGCCCCTGGGAGCACACCAAGAACCTCTGGACCCTCTGGGACGACGACTACCAGTTCATGACGCTGGGCCTCGACCTCAAGGGCGGCCTGAGAATCGAACTCGCGCCGGAAGACCCCAACGCCACCCGCGAGGAACTCGACCGGGTGAAGACCGTCATCGAAAACCGCATCAACGCGCTGGGCGTGGCCGAGCCGACCGTCGCGGTCGCGGGCAACAAGCGTGTGGTGGTCGAGATTCCGGGGGCCACCCCCGCCGTGCAGCAGCGGGCGCGGGACATCATCGGCCAGACGGCGCGGCTGGAGTTCCGCATCGTGGAGCAGGGGGCGCAGCCGGACCCGGCGCTCGTCCAACAGAAGCCCGCGACGGGCGGCTACACCCTGGAAGACCTCGGCCCGGTGCTGGCGACGGGTGAGGTGATCGACAGCGCCCAGGCCGCCACCGACCCCACACGCGGCGGCTGGGTCGTGACCTTCCAGAACACGGAGGAAGGCGCCAAGACGTTCGGGGCGTTTACCGGCCAGAATGTCGGCAAGTTGATGGCGATCGTGCTGGACGACCAGATTCAGTCGGTGGCGACCATCCAGCAGCCCCTGTTCCGCGACGTGCAGATCACCGGGGACTTTGACGCCGAGGAAGCCAGCCAACTCGCGCTGGTGCTGCAATCCGGCGCCCTGCCCATCGCCATCAAGACCGAGGCCGAACGCGCCATCGGCCCGACGCTGGGCGCGGACGCGATTCGCAGCGGCGCCATCGCCTCGGCGGTGGGCATCGCGCTGGTGTTCGCCATGCTGTTCGTGTACTACGGCTTCTGGTTCGGGCTGGTCGGTGCCCTGGGGCTGCTGTTCTCGGCGGTCGTGATTCTGGGGGCGCTGGGCGGCTTCGGGGTCACCCTGACGCTGCCGGGCATCGCGGGGCTGGTGCTCACCATCGGCGGCGCGGTGGACGGCAACGTGGTGTCCTTTGAGCGCATCAAGGAAGAGATGCGCCGGGGCAAGGGCATCCGAGGCGCCATCGGCGCCGGGTACGAGCAGTCCACGGTCGCCATTCTCGACGTGAACACCGCGCAGATTCTCTCGGCAGTGGCGCTCTACAACTACTCGACGGGCGCCGTGAAGGGCTTCGCGGTCACCCTGATCATCGGCGTGGTCATCTCGACCTTCTCGAACCTCGTGTTCGCCAAGTGGTTCATGCAGTGGCTGGCGCAACGTAAGCCGAACATCTCCGCGCCCACCCGCATCGGCAAGACGAACATCCAGTTCATGAAGGCCGCGCCCATCGTGACCACCTTCAGCGTGCTGCTGGCGCTGGGCGGCGGCCTGATTCTGGCCACCAAGGGGCTGAACTACGGGGTGGACTTCACCTCCGGCACCACCCTGACCGTGCGGGCGAGCGAGGCCACCACCACCGAGCAGGTGCGCGGGGCCGTGACGGGCGCGGGGCTGGACAAGGTCAACGCCCAGAACTCGACCATTCAGCGCGAGCTGGTCCCGGTCGCCGAGCGCTCGCAGTACACCGTGAAGGTGCCCGAACTCACCGCCGCCGAGGCCGATCAGCTCAGCGCGGCCATCGGCAAGCTGCCGCAGGGCGAGGTGCTGGCCCGCGAGACGGTCGGCCCCGCCGTGGGCCAGGAACTCACGCGCAACACGGCGCTCGCCGCCCTGCTGGGACTGGGGCTGATTCTGGTGTACGTGGGCTTCCGCTTCGACTTCACGATGGGCCTGGGCAGCGTGGTGGCCGCGCTGCACGACGTGGCGATCGCGATGGGCCTGTTCAGCCTGCTGGGGCTGGAATTCACGGTGGGGACGGTGGCGGCGCTGCTGACCCTGATCGGGTACTCGCTGAACGACTCGATCATCATCTCCGACCGTATCCGCGAGAACCTGCGCGTGATGCGCGGCGCGAGCTACCGCGAGATCGTGAACACCTCCATCAACCAGACGCTCTCGCGCACGGTGATGACCTCGGTGTGCACCATGCTGCCGCTGGTCAGCCTGCTGATTCTCGGCGGCCCGGTGCTGCGCGACTTCGCGCTGATCCTGCTCGTCGGGATTCTGGTCGGCACCTACTCCTCGATCTACATCGTGGCCCCGATGGTCGTGTACTTCGAGGAATGGCGTGCCCGCCGCAAACGCTCCCAGCAGCCCGCCGGGGCGTAA
- a CDS encoding intradiol ring-cleavage dioxygenase, with translation MNSHPQHPDDDNDDEMIGTLLSRRRALRLLGLGGGAAALAAGGVLAQRGGPPGGAGGTSAGTSGVTGLPGCVVRPAMTEGPYYVDEKLRRSDIRKDTTTGKVSAGVPLTLDFMTSRVAVGGCQPRANVLIDVWQCDALGVYSDVAGNTGDFLRGTQVTNAQGKATFTTVYPGWYPGRAVHIHFKLRPLNAAGQATGEFTSQLFFPEEITDRVHARAPYSRKGKRNTLNAQDGIYRNGGNQLLLSLVGSPEKGYRATFDVGLNIG, from the coding sequence ATGAATTCCCACCCGCAGCACCCGGACGACGACAACGACGACGAGATGATCGGCACCCTGCTGAGCCGGAGGCGTGCCCTGCGGCTGCTGGGGCTGGGCGGCGGCGCGGCGGCGCTGGCGGCGGGCGGGGTGCTCGCGCAACGCGGCGGACCCCCCGGCGGGGCGGGCGGCACCAGCGCGGGCACGAGCGGCGTGACCGGACTGCCCGGCTGCGTGGTGCGCCCGGCCATGACCGAGGGACCGTATTACGTGGACGAGAAACTGCGCCGCAGCGACATCCGCAAGGACACCACGACCGGAAAGGTCAGCGCGGGCGTGCCGCTGACGCTGGACTTCATGACCTCGCGGGTGGCGGTGGGAGGGTGTCAGCCCCGCGCCAATGTGCTGATTGACGTGTGGCAGTGCGACGCGCTGGGCGTCTACTCCGACGTGGCGGGCAACACTGGGGACTTCCTGCGCGGCACCCAGGTCACGAACGCGCAGGGCAAGGCGACCTTCACCACCGTCTATCCGGGGTGGTACCCGGGCCGGGCGGTCCACATCCACTTCAAGCTGCGGCCCCTGAACGCGGCCGGGCAGGCGACGGGCGAGTTCACCTCGCAACTCTTCTTCCCGGAGGAAATCACCGACCGCGTTCACGCCCGCGCTCCCTACAGCCGCAAGGGCAAACGCAACACGCTGAACGCGCAAGACGGCATCTACCGCAACGGCGGCAACCAGCTCCTGCTGAGTCTGGTCGGCAGCCCGGAGAAGGGCTACCGGGCGACTTTCGACGTGGGGCTGAATATCGGCTGA
- a CDS encoding LCP family protein, whose translation MRRTLLSLLVVLAGFVALAAPAAPALSRYGALPRTADGPLNILLAGVDVEYDDSAGVWPYPPKPEDFLGRTDTIVLAQVHPDGQTDLLSIPRDTWVSVPGWGLSKINAANRHGGPEVLAATVQDLTGVRVDSYVLLSLGAVRALTDAAGGVTVDVGQRMKYDDNAGKLHIDLQPGRQRLSGEQAEGFLRFRKDNLGDIGRVQRQQAFLTALVNQTRNPLNWWRLPRMVGAMHEHTRSDLSRGEVGALLGAALRGPRVQSHTVPGDYGAGGTWIADRAALAELVRQHFRDPNDPRSLSVAVLNVGAPDGSAARMQARLRGLGYGDVTIANGPRQDGPTTLSGERAAAVQRDVGFGQVTAEPGVAGADVTVRLGSDTPAN comes from the coding sequence GTGCGCCGCACCCTCCTTTCCCTGCTCGTCGTGCTGGCGGGCTTCGTCGCCCTCGCGGCCCCCGCCGCGCCCGCCCTGTCCCGCTACGGCGCCCTGCCCCGCACGGCGGACGGTCCCCTGAACATCCTGCTCGCCGGGGTGGACGTGGAATATGACGACTCGGCGGGCGTGTGGCCCTACCCGCCCAAACCGGAGGATTTCCTGGGGCGCACCGACACCATCGTGCTCGCGCAGGTGCACCCCGACGGGCAGACCGACCTGCTGAGCATTCCGCGCGACACCTGGGTGAGCGTGCCCGGCTGGGGCCTGAGCAAGATCAACGCCGCCAACCGCCACGGCGGGCCGGAGGTGCTGGCCGCCACCGTGCAGGACCTCACCGGGGTGCGGGTGGACTCCTACGTGCTGCTCTCGCTGGGGGCGGTCCGCGCCCTGACCGACGCGGCGGGCGGCGTCACGGTGGACGTGGGCCAGCGCATGAAGTACGACGACAACGCGGGCAAGCTCCACATCGACCTGCAACCGGGGCGGCAGCGCTTGAGCGGCGAGCAGGCCGAGGGCTTTCTGCGCTTCCGCAAGGACAATCTGGGGGACATCGGCCGGGTGCAGCGCCAGCAGGCTTTCCTCACGGCGTTGGTAAACCAGACCCGCAATCCGCTGAACTGGTGGCGGCTGCCGCGCATGGTGGGCGCCATGCACGAGCACACCCGCTCGGACCTCTCGCGCGGCGAGGTGGGGGCGCTGCTGGGGGCGGCGCTGCGTGGTCCGCGCGTGCAGAGCCACACCGTTCCCGGCGACTACGGGGCGGGCGGCACCTGGATCGCGGACCGGGCGGCCCTGGCCGAACTGGTGCGCCAACACTTCCGCGACCCGAACGACCCGCGCTCGCTCTCGGTGGCCGTGCTCAACGTGGGCGCCCCCGACGGCAGCGCGGCCCGGATGCAGGCGCGGCTGCGCGGGTTGGGCTACGGCGACGTGACCATCGCCAACGGCCCGCGCCAGGACGGCCCCACCACCCTCAGCGGCGAGCGGGCCGCCGCCGTGCAGCGCGACGTGGGCTTCGGGCAGGTCACCGCCGAGCCGGGGGTGGCGGGGGCGGACGTGACCGTGCGGCTGGGAAGCGATACTCCGGCGAACTGA
- a CDS encoding cytochrome c biogenesis CcdA family protein: protein MLTAPGAPSVTVAFLAGLISFLSPCVLPLVPSYLGVIGGARAPLGRALGFILGFGLVFIALGATASTLGALLAPHKLLLGQVAAVLIIFFGLVMLGAVRLPFLMRDTRALANAGGYGPVALGAAFAFGWSPCLGPALGSILGLAASTASLGTGVGLLAAYTVGLAMPFLIAALLWDRLNLRRLNRYAGVFEKVGGAVLVLVGVLMLTGQFTRLATFFYEVMPAWLRV, encoded by the coding sequence ATGTTGACCGCGCCCGGTGCCCCGTCCGTCACGGTGGCCTTTCTGGCAGGACTGATCTCGTTCCTGAGTCCCTGCGTGCTGCCGCTGGTGCCCAGTTACCTCGGCGTGATCGGGGGGGCGCGGGCGCCGCTGGGGCGGGCGCTGGGATTCATTCTGGGCTTCGGGCTGGTGTTTATCGCGCTGGGGGCGACGGCGAGCACCCTGGGCGCCCTCCTCGCCCCGCACAAGCTTCTGCTGGGGCAGGTCGCAGCGGTCCTCATCATCTTCTTCGGGCTGGTGATGCTGGGGGCGGTGCGCCTGCCCTTCCTGATGCGCGACACGCGGGCGCTGGCGAATGCGGGGGGGTACGGCCCGGTCGCGCTGGGGGCCGCCTTCGCCTTCGGCTGGAGTCCCTGCCTCGGCCCGGCGCTGGGAAGCATCCTGGGACTGGCAGCGAGCACCGCCAGCCTGGGCACGGGCGTGGGGCTGCTGGCCGCCTACACGGTGGGACTGGCCATGCCCTTCCTGATCGCCGCGCTGCTGTGGGACCGCCTGAATCTGCGGCGCCTGAACAGGTATGCGGGCGTCTTTGAGAAGGTGGGGGGCGCGGTCCTCGTGCTCGTCGGCGTGCTGATGCTGACCGGGCAGTTCACGCGGCTGGCGACCTTTTTCTACGAGGTGATGCCCGCGTGGCTGAGGGTGTGA
- a CDS encoding restriction endonuclease, with translation MAVPDFQAFMRPFLLLLQDGQEHRIRDLYQPLAAHFSLTREDVEELLPSGRQARFANRILWAKFHLSKAGAVSSPGRGTVALTPQGRDLLEQFPTTISMRELSTVPQYAQFIAGGRTAQAPVPLQTAQPVAVEAALSPDEQLETLHADLNAALASELLEQVMQLSPTQFEVMVVRLLVAMGYGGSTRDAGEALGRTGDNGIDGVVKQDPLGLDRVYLQAKRWQGSVGSPEIRNFAGSLSYHKANKGVFITTSDFSENARKTAEQIGSIILVDGTQLSRLMIEYGVGVLTRATYHVRRIDSEFFEEL, from the coding sequence GTGGCTGTTCCTGACTTTCAGGCGTTTATGCGCCCCTTCCTGCTGCTGTTGCAAGATGGGCAAGAACACCGGATTCGGGACCTGTACCAGCCGCTTGCCGCTCACTTCTCGCTGACCAGGGAAGACGTTGAAGAGTTGCTTCCCAGTGGGCGGCAGGCCAGGTTTGCCAACCGAATTCTCTGGGCCAAGTTTCATCTCAGCAAGGCTGGGGCAGTCAGCAGTCCTGGCCGGGGCACCGTGGCATTAACTCCTCAAGGCCGCGACCTGCTGGAACAATTTCCCACAACAATCTCCATGCGGGAACTCAGCACCGTGCCGCAGTACGCCCAGTTCATCGCTGGGGGCCGGACCGCGCAAGCGCCAGTCCCATTACAAACCGCACAGCCCGTCGCTGTTGAGGCCGCCCTTTCGCCAGATGAGCAGCTCGAAACCTTGCACGCAGACCTGAATGCCGCGTTGGCTTCTGAACTGTTGGAACAGGTCATGCAGCTCTCGCCCACGCAATTCGAGGTGATGGTGGTGCGCCTGCTCGTGGCGATGGGATATGGCGGCAGCACCCGTGACGCCGGGGAAGCGCTGGGCCGAACGGGAGACAACGGTATTGACGGCGTGGTCAAGCAGGACCCATTGGGCCTCGACCGGGTCTATCTTCAGGCCAAACGGTGGCAGGGCAGTGTGGGTAGCCCAGAAATTCGGAACTTTGCGGGCAGCCTGAGCTACCACAAGGCCAACAAGGGAGTCTTCATTACCACGTCGGACTTCAGCGAGAACGCTCGCAAGACCGCTGAGCAAATCGGCAGCATCATCCTCGTGGACGGAACGCAGCTCTCCCGGTTGATGATCGAGTATGGCGTTGGAGTCCTCACCCGCGCGACCTACCACGTGCGCCGGATCGACAGCGAGTTTTTCGAAGAACTGTGA